The Rhinoraja longicauda isolate Sanriku21f chromosome 19, sRhiLon1.1, whole genome shotgun sequence genome includes a window with the following:
- the LOC144602913 gene encoding uncharacterized protein LOC144602913, with the protein MAVADLMVLIFEVILSEIAADNSSHSFLNLYHICRLRIFFNCVSIDCSVWLTVTFTFDRFVTICNQNFRAKYCTEKTAAWVIAVTCILSVIQNIPLYIFLVPLNTIDNVPWYCWVSSDVYTTPIWAALSVSETILTPVLPMLLIILLNALTIKHIIHANRVRRGLRRDKKDESGADQEVENRRKSIILLLAISGNFVLPWMVTFVCFMSVNFLDVHLLGSDYNDPFTIAEVSGYMLRALGACTNTFIYGVSQKKFREEFKNVIKNIFG; encoded by the coding sequence ATGGCCGTAGCTGATctaatggttctgatcttcgaggtaattctctcTGAGATTGCAGCTGACAATTCTTCGCATTCATTCCTCAACCTATATCATATTTGTAGGTtgcgtattttttttaattgtgtttccatcgattgctctgtctggctaacggtgactttcaccttcgatcgatttgtcaCTATTTGTAATCAGAATTTCcgagcaaaatattgcactgagaaaaccGCGGCTTGGGTGATAGCAGTGACGTGTATCTTAAGTGTTATTCAAAATATTCCACTCTATATTTTCCTCGTACCTCTGAACACAATTGACAACGTGCCTTGGTACTGTTGGGTGTCATCAGACGTCTACACCACACCGATATGGGCAGCACTTTCTGTGTCCGAAACCATTTTAACCCCTGTTCTACCAATGTTACTGATTATTCTCCTCAACGCCCTGACAATCAAACACATTATACACGCCAATAGAGTGAGGAGGGGTCTCCGACGGGACAAAAAAGACGAGAGCGGCGcggatcaagaggtggagaaccgaaggaagtccatcattctgttgctggccatatccggtaACTTTGTACTACCTTGGATGGTTACCTTCGTGTGTTTCATGAGTGTAAACTTCCTAGACGTTCATCTTTTAGGGTCAGATTacaacgacccatttaccattgcagaaGTGTCTGGATATATGCTGAGAGCTTTGGGTgcttgcaccaacacgtttatttatggggtgtcccagaagaaattcagggaggaatttaaaaatgtgattaaGAACATATTCGGTTAA